One window of Marinomonas primoryensis genomic DNA carries:
- the secE gene encoding preprotein translocase subunit SecE, with product MSSNAEAQASRGDVFKWAIVVLLVAVGVIGNNYYSAESLLYRLIAILVLAGVAGFIALQTVKGKSFFTLAKEAKTEIRRVVWPTRQETTQTTLIVLAVVVFMSLVLWGVDSFLGWVVSSVIS from the coding sequence ATGAGTTCAAATGCTGAAGCTCAAGCATCTCGTGGAGATGTGTTTAAGTGGGCAATTGTTGTTCTGCTAGTTGCGGTAGGCGTGATTGGTAATAACTACTATTCTGCTGAGTCACTATTGTATCGCTTAATTGCTATCTTGGTGTTGGCTGGTGTTGCTGGTTTTATTGCGTTGCAAACTGTGAAAGGTAAGTCTTTTTTTACTTTGGCAAAAGAAGCTAAAACCGAAATTCGCAGAGTTGTATGGCCGACCAGGCAAGAAACCACGCAAACAACGTTGATAGTGTTAGCGGTTGTTGTTTTTATGTCTCTCGTACTGTGGGGGGTGGATTCGTTCCTTGGTTGGGTCGTTTCCTCGGTAATTAGTTAG